aaaaataatttagaaaattcacaaaaacatCACAGTGGGCGATTAGGAGACCCAGAAGATAACATCGAAGCACTTAACTGGGCTCTTTCCGCCATGCCAGGCAGGGTTCTCAGAAGCCCATGCGCATTTAACCGCACAACCACCTGATGAGGCAGGCGCTCTCATTATCCTGGTTTTCAGACTGGGCTATGAAGGCAGAGTTTAAGTAGCTCTAAGTTAAGCAGAAGTAAGTGGCAGCAGTGGGCTCAAACTCCAGCAGGTTTTGACTCAAAGACCATGCCTTTAGCCTCTCTGCCACACCGCCTCCTGGTGCCTGCAAAGGCAGCATGCCAGCAACCCATGACTTCCTGAAAGCTTTCAGAGCAGTGCCGAGCCAACAGGGTACAGACAACAAACTAGCCCCACCAGCCTGGGTTGGCAGCTGGAGCTGTGATGATGCCAGCCCTGATTCTGCTGCTTCTCACTACTCTACACACAGCCAGGccactctcctccttctcctcaaggTGGCCTGCTGGAGTGGTCGATGGTCAGCTCTGCCAGCTACACTCACCTGTCGAGGATGGGTTTCTCTTGCTCCTCCTCGGCGCTGGCACTGCCCAGGATCCGCTTCCGGGCTTCGGCGTACTCTGCCTCCCGCTGTGCTAGGGACTTGACAGGAAGGGCTGGCCTGCTGGTGGAGTTGGGGCTGCTGACCACACCGTTGCTGGTGGGCCTCTTGAGGATGCGGATCTGTGGGGGGGGGCCCGTGGGAAGGCTATCGTCCTGAATCACAATGGGCACTTTGGGAGGAGATCTGGATTTCCTGCTGACAAAGAGCAAACACAGCTTCACAAGTCCTGCCCTTGACTACAGAGGCCCCATCCATGTCCACACCTACCCCCATcacttttctccccctcccccctcttaATGCTACTCATTATTCTCTGGCCTCTGACCAGACATCACAATTCTCACTCCTCAAGAAGGGTTTCTCAAAAGAGCAACCTTGCCATAAGCTCATGCAGTCCACAGGTCTGCTCCTCAGACCTGATCCCGGGCAAAGAGGGCGGGAACACCAGCTTACTCTGGGCCTTCCATCTCCAAGTTCTTCACAGTCACATCAACCACTGTTGGCCCCTGCGTCAAAACATTTCATGCCCACAAGCTGATGACTTCAGTTAAAATCCCAGCTTTCCTACACAAACCGGAGTGTAACAGACTGGTGCGGCGGGAGCCCCTTAGCTTGAGGGTCAGCAAAGTGTTCCCCCCAGCCAAGGGCTTTCACCACATGTGCTCCAACCAGTCAAACACTACAAAGGAGCCTGCTCCGCCATCCCTGCCTGGCATCACGACAGGATTTACCAAACTGCCTCAGCCTTCTGATGAGTGACTTGTGCCTCCCAGAGACAAGCTACACCAGACAACTGGATCACCTCTTCAGAAGAGCTTCTGAGCAGAGGCACCTCCCTCACCAGGGCTCTCTGGTACGCTGGACGCGGCGGGACTGGGGTGAAGGACGATCCTAGAAACAATGCTTGGCAGTGCTCAAAGGAGAAGCATTGTCCAAGGCTGGTGGATGTGCACATCAGGCGATGTGTCCACAAGGAGAGgtgggaaagaagggaagggaaagagacaaaAGCCACAGGAGAAACAGGGATCCAGGCAGGAAGGACCACCCCTCAACAGCCACAAAGACCCTCCCCAGAGCAGTCAACTAGCTTCTCTTCAGAACCAAACAGCCCGCAGGGGCCTGTTTTCAGAGCTGTGGTTGTCAGGAGGGGTGCAGACTAGAGGAGCTCAGCTGCTGCCATGGGAACTGGAGCAAGTCCTGGGCAGGACAGGAACGGCATGGCAAGGGGACTGTCAACAGGCGTTAGTGCTGCTGAGACGAGCAGACAGACAAGCGGCCAGCAATCCGACCAAAGCCGCAGGGAGCCAGGAAAGCTAGCGGGTGGGCAGGGCAGCCCAGAGCTCCCTGGGAATGACTGTGCAGCCCATTAAGCAAATCCCGAGAGGCCCTCTTCTCCCTGCCACCTGTCTCTGCGGGAAGCTGACAGGTTATCTAAGCCCAAAGACCACTGCTGAAGTCAATTTTCACCCACTTTCTCTGCTGTCTGGGTGGGGAAAAAAACTATCCCTAAAGGTCTCTAAAAGAATTTCTGAGAATCTTTTCTTCCAGGATACCGCCATGATTCCCTAAGCCACTAAGCCACAGAGGGCCCAGAGACATCATCTGTCCAACCTCCTTAtatcacagagaaagaaactgatgtCCAGAGGGGGAAACAACTTGCCCCAAACCTCAGAGCAACTGGGAGCAGAGCCAAACCTAAAACCCAAGCCTTCTGATTTGCCACCTCCCCACTTTCCATCAGATCACCTCACACAGGTGTCCACTAAGGTAGGAGGCAGGTGCAACACTCCCGCCTCACTCCCAAAGCCTCGAGCCACCATGTCCCTGAGGGAAAGGTTTCCTGCCCAGGAGCCTGACCTGCTAACCTAACAGCCAGCTGGAGAACACCACTGACTGCCCAGCTCTCAAATGGCAGAGAGCATGAGCCCTCAGACCAGACAGCAGCCTTACCTCTCCTTTTGTGTGATCTTCAGTTTTTTTTCCAACCGTCTGTCTATTtcctagaggaaaaaaatgtatataaaaagtggaaaaaaatctctctcaaatAAAAACTTACGTCTTTATTTTCTGAGCTAAGGGCAGTATCCTCTCTCTGACCAGGGACATTACTGTGTCCTTTGAGGTAATGGATGTAAACCTTCCTTTACTAGACTCTGGGGTGTGGGGACCTGACTCCTTCGGGTTcatctccctccatccccacagcCGTGGTGATGGTTCTAGACCTCGCCACTCAGCTGGGTTCTTTGCATAGCCTCCAACTAGTCTCCCAGGCTCTAATCTGTCCTTCACAGAGGCACTCAAATCAACTTTCTAAACagaaatctgatcatgtcacttccccACTTAAAATGCTTCAACCTCTTGCTGGATCAAGTCCAACCTCGTAAGCATGCCTTGCCCATACCTTCCTTCATCTTCTGATCCTGTTTTACAGCACAGCAAAAATGAGCTACTACTAATCCCTAGAGCCCAGCATGCTGGTCCACGTGCACATGTCCTCCACGGGCCTCCCCCCTTGCAAACTCCCATTTATCCTGTAAAACCCAGCTTGATGTCCACCCTCCTTTGTGAAGTCTTGCCTGATCCTACACACAGTTAATCACCTGCTCCTCAGAGATAAGCTCTCCCTTTTACATTCCATCACGATCACATGTATCACAGATTTTATAATCTGTTTTACTGCTGTGGACTTGAACTCTGGCTGCACCTAGCAAAAGGCTTAGAACAAGACAGAAGCCTAACATGTGTGGAACCGGATGGCAGTCTGAGTCCTCAGGCCCTCAGCATCAGAAACTCCATGATGCCTCCACACACTTATGCACCAGTGTCCATGCACTGGACAGGAGGAAGCTGTGCACAGAGCAAAGACCAAACCTCCAGGATCCTTGGCTGTCCCACTGCCGTTTCTTACAAAACGTCCCACTCAACCATGCTCAGTGAGGGCAAGACCATCTAGCTACTGGAGAGGGAAAAACTGTACGCAAAATTATACACTTCTTGGAGAGAAGATCTGCACAGAGgctctcaaccaggggtgattttgcccaccaggggacatctggccaacgtctggagacatttttggttgtcactacTGGAGGAGaggtgccactggcatctagtgggtagtcttgggatgctgctaaaatcctacaatacacagaacagcccccacagcaaggaattatccagccccaaacaTCAATAGTGCCGAGGTTGAAAAACCTTGACCTACAAGATACTTGGTATTTTCAAAGGAGTCTATTACTTGCAAAATGTTAGGAATCACTGCCTTAGGAGAAAGTCTTTGAAATATGCTGAGATCCACCTCAGGGCCCAGTGTGTAGTCAGTTTTCACGAATGTTCTATATGTTCTGAAAACGACTGCATTCTACGGTTGGTTGACACAGTTCCAGCTAGTTAACTGCATTGTTCAAATCTTCCAAATTCTTACTGATTTGGATCTATTCACTATGGAAAGAACCAAGAACTATTCTTTTTAGTAAATTAAACAGTTTATTATTATGAAGCGATCTTCCTTGCCTTAAAAATCTATTGGTTAGGCCTAGTGGCTcggcggttaagtgcacacgttctgcttcggtggcccggggttcgctggttcggatcccgggtgcagacatggcactgcttggcacatcatgctgtgATACGCAttccacataaaaagtagaggaagatgggcatggatgttagctcagggccagtcttcctcagcaaaaagaggaggattggcagatgctagctcagggctaatcttcctcaaaaaacaaaaacaaaaacaaaaactcataaaaaaaatctattggtTAATATTAACAAAGCTACgccagttttcttttggttagtgttccTAGAATATGTTGTTCTCTATCTTTTACGTCTTATCTTTCCACGTCCTCATTTTTGTCTCCTGTAAACAGTATGAAGCTAGACTAACCATATGAAGCTAGATTTAAATCCAGTCtgacggggctggcccagtggcgcagcagttaagttcgcacgttccacttctcagcggccaagggttcgccggttcggatcccaggtgtggacacggcaccacttggcaagccatgctgtggcaggcgtcccacatataaagtagaggaagatgggcacggatgttagctcaggaccagtcttcctcagcaaaaagaggaggattggcaggagttagctcagggctaatcttcctcaaaaaaagaaataaataaaataaatccagtcTGACACTGACACTCATTCTGATGGGTGCTGAGGTGTGTTGAAAGTTGTTTTTATGAAAGACTCAAAATACACTTAGGCAAGCAGAGCACTGTTTTCTGTATTCTAAGGGCGCCGTCAACTGTCTCGCTAGGAAGCCTCCAGAATGAAAACCTCTCACTCAAGCTTGGGACACAAGTTGGCGTCCAACGACTGTTTAATGACTAAATGGAAAAGGTGCACCAAGAGTGAGGGAATGACCTGGATGTTTTCTGTGAACTGACAGATGGACATTCAAAGAAAATCTATGCCCACAGCTAATCTGCGTCAGAATCGTAATTCTTCTAAGTTCTTTGATTAATAACAGAGTTACTGCCTGAGCAAATACTATGTCTCACGTTGCTCTATGTCTCACATTACCTTTTAAGGGCTTTTCAGGGCTTTCCACCGATTACTTATGGTTTTGAAGTTCCACACTATATCATTTTGCTCCAGTGTGAAAATGAGACTGCCTGCTCAAGTTTCTCCATCATAAACGCAGGGTTTAACATCTGTGGGATTTAGATGTCTTCATACAGGGTCAAAACCAAACGCCTCCACAGGCTGGGCAAGCAACCAGACTCCACATGCAGGGAGCACAGTGGGGAGCTGAAGGGGCCGCAAGGCACCCAAGAGCTCTTGCCCTGCCCACAGCAGGCAGCCGAGCCTTGGCTGACAGGGCCAGAGCTGCCATTTTAGGGGAAATCAAATTCAAGATTCTTATGGGAAAGctctaaatttttaaactttattacaTGAACTCTTGCTTCCATATCACTGTGAAGGCCAAATAAGACATATAGGCAAATAGGCCTAATACattagctgattttttaaaaaactgtggtaaaatatacatcatATTAGCTGGATTTGAGGAATCATCCAGTTCTCCTCTCAGGAAAGCaaactgcttccttccttctctcaggCTTTAGGGAAGACAGAGAATCTGCCAGGCCCAGCAAATGGAGCCCGGGTGGACAAAAGCCTTTCAAGAGGGCATATGGACTGTGTCTGAGTAAACGTCCTCTGTCCCAAAACTAGAACATGACCAGCATACTTGGCACAAAATACAAAGCTACTGGCTTTAAAAATAGTGCCTTACGTCAATATAATGCTCACTGGCTGTCAATACACTTTCCCAAACACTCATTCTCTGCTCCCACCAACCCTGTCTGATAGACTGTCGCTTGTATCCTTCCCTGTCAGATGAGGGTGATGTGGCTCAGGGAAGCTAAggaacttacccaaggtcacagagcagcaGTACAGCGTAGAGGCACCCCTAGGAAAGCCCTGggaggccccaccccaggctgctgcaTACCCACAACTGTTCGAACTCCTGGAAACGCCTGGGAAAGCCATTAGATATCGATCGTCTCCTCTTCATCTCCCCTGAGTTCCACATTGCTCCCTGGTACTCCGATAACCAACATTTCTATTAAACCCTATCACATCAGGCAGGATGGCTTATCAGAGCTGAGGAAGAATTCTATCAGATTAGAGAACGGGATATAAACCCAACAGCTTTGGCAGAAAGCTGATCCAGGCCATCTCCAGATGGCCAGCTGGACACCAGCGTGCTCTGAGCCGTCCAGGCAGGAGAGGGACTGCTCTGCCAGCAGCTGGAGAGGGCACTGCAACCTGCTCTGGAGTCTGTCCAGGTATCATGAGTCAGTCCATTATCTCCTTGGACAAGGCCCTGCAATCAATCTGCTCTCAAACTCGTGCTCTGAAGAGCTGGAGCAGGTCGAAACTTTCCTACAGGGCATACTACAAGGAGAATGCTAGTCTCCTCCAGAGCCGCAATGGCCCCACAGAATTAAGCAGGCCTCAGAATGTTGTGTGAGGAAGCATCTAGAAGTGAGCCTGAACAAGGAATCTTATCACCTAAGGGCACCTCCTCTTTTTACAAGGATGCACAGAGCCCTGGCCCAAGGTCAAGGCTCCCATGTTAGAGGCCCAGCCTCCATGGCTAGTGAAGAAATCCATAAGCTCATCACTCTGTGACTGTGCTCTGAGCAAGGGTCACCAGGCAGAAGGCAAGCGTGAAGGCACAAGCACATCAGAGGCGAGGTGCTAAGAAAGCTTGATTTCTTATGGCATCTCCTGGAAAGGCTCTTTATTTTTTGCCAAGTAGCACTGAGCAGACTGCAGAAGATGATGCTCTGTGCTCTGATAAGTGGGGTGGCCTCCTCCCTTTGGGCCTAAATCCTAAGCAAAAGATCTCTTGTACCAAACACAGGTATCACTTGCCCTGTGGGGCTACGCCTCAGCTTCACTGGCTGCTGATGCCCTTAACCTTGCAGCGGCCACGCTTGTGTGAGCGTCCGGCAGAAAGCTGGGGGAGGCATATGAGGGGAAGAACAGGGAAGGGGCCACCTCCAACAGCCTAGTTTGTCACACAGTCACAATCTTCAAAAGgaacaaaggagacaaaaaggATAGGGACGTATCTGCAAGGGCAGGCAGATGATAATGACAAGTTCACTCCTAAAACATTAAGAGAtggatgagaaaggaagaaaggtgagacagggagaggagaggaagaaatgcaaaggagagaaataggCTATTTTGGGCCTTGGTACCAAGTACAGCACCATTATGGCTGCACTCAGACCTGAATGTTCAAGAAACAGACTTTATCAGTTCACCTCAGGGTGATGAAGCCCCGGGGGGGGGAACCAATTCCAACTAGCCAAACTCATAAGAGACAGAGTGAACAAACCCAAATCCTCATCTGTTACACTacgggggtgggagtgggtgtCTCACTCTATCTGGTGCCTGACCTGCTGCTGCCCGCTCCCCAGGGCCTTCCCCCTGGTGCCAAAGGAGCGAACTGCTCTGCTCCACCACGGCATCCCTCTCTCGGATCACTGGAATCCTCTGGCCACTAATGCAACTAACACAGCTCCTAAGAATCCATGTAATCTTGCATTAAGTGGAGGTCTAAGAGGCACTGGCTCTGAGTCAGGAAATAATCTGTCTATCAGCAACAGTTACTACTTAAGCGACTTTTCTCAGATAATTTGCCTCTCTTTGTCAGTTTCCATTTCAAAAGATGAAATTTTCTGACTTTCCCCTCAAATGTGAGGAATAATGACTGGTCTGGGGCTCTCTGTGAACCACCTTATCCTATAGGCTCATCTGGTCTGGCCCAACTAGCCCCTGTTGGGGAGCACCCAGCTATGAGCAGGTACTGGGGGACCTATGAAGAGACAGGAACTCTGAGAGGACAAGGGCTTCTCTCAGAACCAGAGCATGACAGGTCCTGATGCACACACTGCCACCACtacagaaaaagcaaagagaagaaagatgctGTGAAGGAGTAGAAGGCGGGACACGTTCTGGCCCTGAACTCCCCCCATAGTAGGCAGTGCCTATGCTGGTCCTAAGTGCTACAGGGTTGCCTGTGTTAGGGTCTCCTGGGAGAGCAGTCTCCCAGCGAGGCACCTATGTCTCCCATACCGCACATCTGGATGCGATTTTGGCTCCTCCCGTGGGAGTCTCAATTTCACTtaagaataaagcaaaagaatTCATAGGAAGATCTAGCAAAATCTGCTCTAAAACTATCAGATACAAAGGTCTCTGTAACTTTTTTATCTGTAACAGATAAAAAACTCTGTAACTCACTGGCTATTTCAAGTCCAGATGTACAATCCAGAGAGACATTTCCAAACAACCTTCACAGCGATTAGTTTAACTCTGTGTTTCATCCCTGCCTTGCTTCTCCGTCGGTGGTGTGGCAGTGTCCTTCCCCGGTAGGGCTGGCCATCTCCAATGCTCCTGCTTATTCCACCTCCCCCGCCTTACTCCAGGGAGGGAAGCACCCAAGGTTTGATTCGACAGTGTTGCTTCAAGACAACTGTGAGGTTCAATAAATTAACGAAACTTCTGGGCAAACACGATTGGATAAGTCAAAAAACACAGAATTCAGCAGCTGCGAGAAGATCTATGGGGGCACCTGTGGGTCACGAATTCATCGGTTGCGTTTTTAATAAAAGACTCAGGTTAGTCTGTTTGAAGGTTCCATTTCCCACAAAACACTCCTCCTGCCTCTGTTACTCCCACAGCAAGGACAACTGCTGCCCTTTAATGAAGTGGGCCACCGCAGGGCACAGGATATGGTTCTAAAATTCACTCTCTAAGGAAGCCCATGCTTTGTTAATGTATCTCAAAggccattttccttctgcttccctgtAACAAAAAAAGTTGGAGATAAGCATTTACAGAAAACCTACTA
This genomic interval from Equus quagga isolate Etosha38 chromosome 5, UCLA_HA_Equagga_1.0, whole genome shotgun sequence contains the following:
- the SZRD1 gene encoding SUZ domain-containing protein 1 isoform X2 — its product is MWGVRGPGRRARLRGRAGGGSGEQEGKQSSPGASPPLKSPTALLHPPRWEIDRRLEKKLKITQKERKSRSPPKVPIVIQDDSLPTGPPPQIRILKRPTSNGVVSSPNSTSRPALPVKSLAQREAEYAEARKRILGSASAEEEQEKPILDRPTRISQPEDSRQPSNVIRQPLGPDGSQGFKQRR
- the SZRD1 gene encoding SUZ domain-containing protein 1 isoform X1, which translates into the protein MWGVRGPGRRARLRGRAGGGSGEQEGKQSSPGASPPLKSPTALLHPPRWEIDRRLEKKLKITQKESRKSRSPPKVPIVIQDDSLPTGPPPQIRILKRPTSNGVVSSPNSTSRPALPVKSLAQREAEYAEARKRILGSASAEEEQEKPILDRPTRISQPEDSRQPSNVIRQPLGPDGSQGFKQRR
- the SZRD1 gene encoding SUZ domain-containing protein 1 isoform X3, whose amino-acid sequence is MEDEEVAESWEEAADSGEIDRRLEKKLKITQKESRKSRSPPKVPIVIQDDSLPTGPPPQIRILKRPTSNGVVSSPNSTSRPALPVKSLAQREAEYAEARKRILGSASAEEEQEKPILDRPTRISQPEDSRQPSNVIRQPLGPDGSQGFKQRR
- the SZRD1 gene encoding SUZ domain-containing protein 1 isoform X6; translated protein: MEIDRRLEKKLKITQKERKSRSPPKVPIVIQDDSLPTGPPPQIRILKRPTSNGVVSSPNSTSRPALPVKSLAQREAEYAEARKRILGSASAEEEQEKPILDRPTRISQPEDSRQPSNVIRQPLGPDGSQGFKQRR
- the SZRD1 gene encoding SUZ domain-containing protein 1 isoform X5 encodes the protein MEIDRRLEKKLKITQKESRKSRSPPKVPIVIQDDSLPTGPPPQIRILKRPTSNGVVSSPNSTSRPALPVKSLAQREAEYAEARKRILGSASAEEEQEKPILDRPTRISQPEDSRQPSNVIRQPLGPDGSQGFKQRR
- the SZRD1 gene encoding SUZ domain-containing protein 1 isoform X4, coding for MEDEEVAESWEEAADSGEIDRRLEKKLKITQKERKSRSPPKVPIVIQDDSLPTGPPPQIRILKRPTSNGVVSSPNSTSRPALPVKSLAQREAEYAEARKRILGSASAEEEQEKPILDRPTRISQPEDSRQPSNVIRQPLGPDGSQGFKQRR